One Solirubrobacter pauli DNA segment encodes these proteins:
- a CDS encoding iron-containing redox enzyme family protein — translation MAILPQPRGPVSEALLTALQQPPEPVELPTEPIDFEDLQLALYCCYELHYRGFEGVDDAWEWDPGLLAFRAVLEAAFEADVHELAGTPGEPPEPGRIDVEIREIMQADDAPSVSTYIEREATREQVLEFLIHRSAYQLKEADPHSWAIPRLHGVPKAALVEIQADEYGEGRPEQVHAQLFARTMDAVGLDSAYGAYLDRIPGVTLATVNLMSWMGLHRRRRGGIVGHLALFEMTSAIPNRRYGSGLRRLGWESEDAVAFFDVHVVADAVHESIAAVDLAGGLAKQDPKLGADVLWGARALTAIDGRWSRHMMERWEAGGSSLHDGGVLSHS, via the coding sequence ATGGCGATCCTTCCCCAGCCGCGCGGTCCCGTGAGCGAGGCGCTCCTGACTGCGCTCCAGCAGCCGCCGGAGCCCGTCGAGCTGCCGACGGAGCCGATCGACTTCGAGGACCTCCAACTCGCGCTGTACTGCTGCTACGAGCTGCACTACCGCGGGTTCGAGGGTGTTGACGATGCGTGGGAATGGGACCCCGGGCTCCTCGCGTTCCGTGCGGTGCTCGAGGCGGCCTTCGAGGCCGATGTCCACGAGTTGGCGGGCACGCCGGGCGAGCCGCCCGAGCCGGGACGGATCGACGTCGAGATCCGCGAGATCATGCAGGCCGACGACGCGCCGTCGGTGTCGACCTACATCGAGCGCGAGGCCACGCGCGAGCAGGTGCTCGAGTTCCTGATCCACCGCTCGGCCTACCAGCTCAAGGAAGCCGATCCGCATTCATGGGCGATCCCCCGCCTGCACGGGGTGCCCAAGGCCGCGCTGGTGGAGATCCAGGCCGACGAGTACGGCGAGGGCCGCCCGGAGCAGGTGCACGCGCAGCTGTTCGCGCGCACGATGGACGCGGTCGGGCTGGACTCGGCGTACGGCGCGTACCTGGACCGGATCCCCGGCGTGACGCTCGCGACCGTGAACCTGATGTCGTGGATGGGCCTGCACCGGCGTCGCCGCGGCGGCATCGTCGGGCACCTGGCGCTGTTCGAGATGACCTCTGCGATCCCCAACCGGCGCTACGGCAGCGGCCTGCGCCGGCTCGGCTGGGAGAGCGAGGACGCGGTCGCGTTCTTCGACGTGCACGTGGTCGCCGACGCCGTGCACGAGAGCATCGCCGCGGTCGACCTCGCGGGCGGGCTCGCCAAGCAGGACCCCAAGCTCGGCGCCGACGTGCTCTGGGGCGCTCGGGCGCTGACCGCGATCGACGGCCGCTGGTCCCGGCACATGATGGAACGCTGGGAAGCCGGCGGCTCGTCGCTGCACGACGGCGGCGTGTTGTCGCACTCGTGA
- a CDS encoding glycosyltransferase family 2 protein: protein MPSEPRVTVVVVTRDRHEALAETLPRHEAPAIVVDNASRTPVPGAIRLDRNRGGAGRNVGVEAATTPYVALTDDDAWWAPGALAQAVALLDAHPRLALVQPRVLVGPDERPDPTCEAMAGSPLPAGAGQPGHPLLGFIACAAVVRRDAFLAVGGFSERLAVGGEEALLAGDLVAAGWQLSYVPEIVAHHDPPPSSRDRPERRAAILRNALWHTWLRRPAGTAVRRTAGTLVHAPLEPATARGVGGAVAGLPWVLRARRVDPPRVEAMRRLLD from the coding sequence ATGCCCTCTGAGCCGCGCGTCACGGTCGTGGTCGTCACGCGTGACCGCCACGAGGCGCTGGCGGAGACGCTGCCGCGGCACGAGGCGCCTGCGATCGTGGTCGACAACGCGTCCCGCACACCCGTGCCCGGTGCGATCCGGCTGGACCGCAACCGCGGCGGCGCGGGGCGCAACGTCGGCGTCGAGGCGGCGACGACGCCCTACGTGGCGCTGACCGACGACGACGCGTGGTGGGCGCCCGGGGCGCTGGCGCAGGCGGTCGCGCTGCTCGACGCGCACCCACGGCTCGCGCTCGTGCAGCCGCGCGTGCTGGTCGGACCGGACGAGCGGCCGGACCCGACGTGCGAGGCCATGGCCGGCTCACCGCTGCCCGCCGGGGCCGGGCAGCCGGGCCATCCGCTGCTCGGGTTCATCGCGTGCGCGGCGGTCGTCCGGCGGGACGCGTTCCTGGCGGTCGGTGGCTTCTCCGAGCGGCTCGCGGTCGGCGGGGAGGAGGCGCTGCTGGCGGGCGACCTGGTCGCCGCCGGCTGGCAGCTCTCCTACGTGCCGGAGATCGTCGCCCACCACGATCCCCCGCCGTCCTCGCGTGACCGGCCGGAGCGCCGCGCCGCGATCCTGCGCAACGCGCTCTGGCACACCTGGCTGCGCCGCCCGGCGGGCACGGCCGTGCGCCGGACGGCCGGCACGCTGGTGCACGCCCCGCTGGAGCCCGCCACCGCCCGCGGCGTCGGCGGCGCGGTGGCCGGGCTGCCGTGGGTGCTGCGCGCGCGGCGGGTGGACCCGCCGCGCGTCGAGGCGATGCGACGCCTCCTCGACTGA
- a CDS encoding carboxylate-amine ligase, translated as MNLRAIFEAPEPLTVGLEEEVMLLDPVTLDLAPVGTRIPGAKLELPAAQVELDTPPARTVGEAIDALAEGRRELAAACGDLARPAVAPVHPFAAPLGELNRGERYDAILAQYGDVARAQLVGALQVHVAVGSADRSLAVYNALRGFLPELAALAANAPFVAGRDTGFASVRPLIGGLLPRQDVPPAFASWGDYEEALRWVKDPGSWWWELRPHTKFGTLEIRVCDAQTTLEEAAAVAAYAHCLVAWLAEQDDVEPVASWKIGENRWAALRHGVEAMFKDLRTGDERPARYVLLERVEALTPLAERLGCADELALVPRMVIRNGAIRQREVGVEGAASYLAERFLTPARLPARPALGTG; from the coding sequence GTGAACCTCCGGGCGATATTCGAGGCGCCCGAGCCGCTGACGGTCGGGCTCGAGGAGGAGGTGATGCTCCTCGACCCGGTGACGCTCGACCTGGCGCCCGTCGGCACCCGCATTCCGGGCGCCAAGCTCGAGCTGCCCGCCGCGCAGGTGGAGCTCGACACGCCGCCCGCGCGGACCGTGGGCGAGGCGATCGACGCGCTTGCCGAAGGGCGCCGGGAGCTGGCCGCGGCGTGCGGCGACCTCGCGCGCCCCGCGGTTGCCCCGGTGCACCCGTTCGCCGCGCCGCTCGGCGAGCTCAACCGCGGCGAGCGCTACGACGCGATCCTCGCCCAGTACGGCGACGTCGCCCGCGCGCAGCTCGTGGGCGCGCTGCAGGTGCACGTCGCCGTCGGCTCCGCGGACCGCTCGCTCGCGGTCTACAACGCGCTGCGGGGGTTCCTGCCCGAGCTGGCCGCGCTCGCCGCCAACGCGCCGTTCGTCGCCGGTCGGGACACGGGCTTCGCGTCCGTGCGGCCGCTCATCGGCGGCCTGCTGCCGCGGCAGGACGTCCCGCCGGCGTTCGCCTCCTGGGGCGACTACGAGGAGGCGCTGCGCTGGGTCAAGGACCCGGGCTCGTGGTGGTGGGAGCTGCGCCCGCACACCAAGTTCGGCACGCTCGAGATCCGCGTGTGCGACGCGCAGACCACGCTCGAGGAGGCCGCCGCCGTCGCCGCGTACGCGCACTGCCTCGTGGCCTGGCTCGCCGAGCAGGACGACGTCGAGCCGGTCGCCTCGTGGAAGATCGGCGAGAACCGCTGGGCCGCGTTGCGGCACGGGGTCGAGGCGATGTTCAAGGACCTGCGGACCGGCGACGAGCGGCCGGCCCGCTACGTGCTCCTCGAGCGCGTCGAGGCGCTGACGCCCCTCGCCGAGCGGCTCGGCTGCGCGGACGAGCTCGCGCTCGTGCCGCGCATGGTCATCCGCAACGGCGCGATCCGCCAGCGCGAGGTGGGGGTGGAAGGCGCGGCGAGCTACCTCGCCGAGCGCTTCCTCACTCCCGCCCGTCTTCCAGCGCGCCCGGCGCTCGGAACCGGATGA
- the ypfJ gene encoding KPN_02809 family neutral zinc metallopeptidase, whose translation MRFRPGAKLDSGQVQDRRGGGGRGVAVGGGVGTVLVVVVLALLGVDVGPVGGGGADVNLSDNQQLSSSCRTGADANQSEDCRIVGVVNSVQAYWSDSLEGYREAPTNFFSGSTQTGCGGATSAVGPFYCPADQQVYIDLSFYDDLRSRFGANGGPFAEAYVIAHEYGHHVQHLTGTDRKVGNDREGETSGSVRLELQADCYAGVWAANAVETGFIEELTDQDIADGLDAAAAVGDDRIQQRSTGRVDRESWTHGSAASRQKWFNTGFRGGDPRRCDTFATNAL comes from the coding sequence ATGCGTTTTCGTCCAGGGGCAAAGCTCGACAGCGGGCAGGTGCAGGATCGGCGTGGTGGCGGCGGGCGCGGCGTGGCCGTCGGCGGTGGCGTCGGCACCGTGCTGGTGGTCGTCGTCCTGGCGCTGCTCGGCGTGGACGTCGGACCGGTCGGCGGTGGCGGCGCGGACGTCAACCTGAGCGACAACCAGCAGCTGTCCTCCAGCTGCCGCACCGGCGCCGACGCCAACCAGAGCGAGGACTGCCGGATCGTCGGCGTCGTCAACTCGGTGCAGGCGTACTGGAGCGACTCGCTCGAGGGCTACCGCGAGGCGCCGACCAACTTCTTCAGCGGGTCGACGCAGACCGGCTGCGGCGGCGCGACGTCGGCGGTCGGGCCGTTCTACTGCCCCGCCGACCAGCAGGTCTACATCGACCTGAGCTTCTACGACGACCTGCGGTCGCGGTTCGGCGCGAACGGCGGCCCGTTCGCCGAGGCGTACGTGATCGCGCACGAGTACGGCCATCACGTCCAGCACCTGACGGGCACGGACCGCAAGGTCGGCAACGACCGCGAGGGGGAGACGTCCGGCTCCGTCCGGCTCGAGCTCCAGGCGGACTGCTACGCGGGCGTGTGGGCGGCCAACGCGGTCGAGACCGGCTTCATCGAGGAGCTGACCGACCAGGACATCGCGGACGGGCTGGACGCCGCCGCCGCGGTCGGTGACGACCGCATCCAGCAGCGCTCGACCGGCCGCGTGGACCGTGAGAGCTGGACGCACGGTTCGGCCGCCTCGCGCCAGAAGTGGTTCAACACGGGCTTCCGCGGTGGCGACCCGCGACGCTGCGACACGTTCGCCACGAATGCCCTCTGA
- a CDS encoding NADAR family protein, protein MAAPELDFEPFDAPPAVVLDALPADAVVFYGRRSAREWAWLSNFEGGPVEMPDPHTGRTTTYPSKEHALMAHKTVTHAEHESIRTAKDPKTAKARGRRVALRPDWDDAKLGVMVEILRHWYAANPERAAQLVATGDALILEDSPTDAIWGIRTRDGRLAGTNLLGRAHMAVRVELRRQPGAHDDPGGDEDDVLVR, encoded by the coding sequence ATGGCGGCGCCCGAGCTGGACTTCGAGCCGTTCGACGCTCCGCCGGCCGTCGTGCTCGACGCGCTGCCGGCGGACGCCGTCGTCTTCTACGGCCGCCGCAGCGCCCGCGAGTGGGCGTGGCTGAGCAACTTCGAGGGCGGCCCGGTCGAGATGCCCGACCCGCACACGGGCCGCACGACGACCTACCCGTCGAAGGAGCACGCGCTGATGGCGCACAAGACGGTCACGCACGCCGAGCACGAGTCGATCCGCACCGCGAAGGACCCGAAGACCGCCAAGGCCCGTGGCCGGCGCGTCGCCCTCCGCCCGGACTGGGACGACGCCAAGCTCGGCGTGATGGTGGAGATCCTCCGCCATTGGTACGCGGCCAACCCGGAGCGGGCCGCGCAGCTCGTGGCGACCGGCGACGCGCTGATCCTCGAGGACTCACCCACCGACGCGATCTGGGGCATCCGCACCCGCGACGGCCGCCTCGCCGGCACCAACCTCCTCGGCCGGGCCCACATGGCCGTCCGCGTCGAGCTGCGTCGCCAGCCCGGCGCACACGACGACCCAGGCGGCGACGAAGACGACGTACTCGTCCGGTGA
- a CDS encoding SIMPL domain-containing protein (The SIMPL domain is named for its presence in mouse protein SIMPL (signalling molecule that associates with mouse pelle-like kinase). Bacterial member BP26, from Brucella, was shown to assemble into a channel-like structure, while YggE from E. coli has been associated with resistance to oxidative stress.), whose translation MPRILPFIAVAVALSLGAPAAQAQTPATLSASGVAEASVKPENRNSETSIRAAVDAARAQALPKAVTKAKANALSLATAAGVTLGALVSITDAASQPNYLSPYGYGTFGLDRYCGQVANFKTVTRDGRRRRVRVKGTHRVCRVPARIYASATVTFAIR comes from the coding sequence ATGCCCAGGATCCTGCCGTTCATAGCCGTGGCCGTCGCGTTGTCGCTTGGCGCACCGGCAGCACAGGCACAGACGCCGGCGACGTTGAGCGCGTCCGGCGTCGCCGAAGCGTCCGTCAAGCCCGAGAACCGCAACAGCGAGACCTCGATCCGCGCGGCCGTGGACGCCGCGCGCGCCCAAGCCCTGCCCAAGGCGGTCACCAAGGCGAAGGCGAACGCGCTCAGCCTCGCCACCGCGGCGGGCGTCACGCTCGGCGCGCTCGTGTCGATCACGGACGCCGCCAGCCAGCCCAACTACCTCTCACCGTACGGTTACGGCACGTTCGGCCTCGACCGCTACTGCGGGCAGGTCGCGAACTTCAAGACCGTGACGCGGGACGGTCGGCGCCGGCGGGTGCGGGTCAAGGGCACCCACCGGGTCTGTCGCGTGCCGGCGCGGATCTACGCCAGCGCCACGGTGACGTTCGCGATCCGCTGA
- a CDS encoding VOC family protein gives MTATPQTPTLPATLTLGAVHLTVSDLDRSVAWYQRSLGFRVHSHDGTHATLGDGTTVTLELFEDPAARPAGRHAGLYHYALLYPSREELARAAVRLSVTDTPIEGASDHRTHEAIYLPDPDGNGIELAADREKTAWPTDLGYSRGPAPLDFQALLGTIDGEAPTAQLGEGLKMGHLHLHVGDIDQGLAFYRDVLGFEEQANLGTAAFVSAGGYHHHLGFNVWRGRGVGPAPEHTVGLRHWTVQLPTADDVDAVRARVETTEDHPGGFLVRDPWGTAVAFVAQS, from the coding sequence ATGACCGCGACTCCCCAGACCCCGACGCTCCCCGCCACGCTCACGCTCGGCGCGGTCCACCTGACCGTGTCCGACCTCGATCGCTCCGTCGCCTGGTACCAGCGCTCGCTCGGCTTCCGCGTGCACAGCCACGACGGGACCCACGCCACGCTCGGCGACGGCACGACCGTCACGCTCGAGCTCTTCGAGGATCCGGCCGCACGCCCCGCCGGGCGCCACGCCGGCCTGTACCACTACGCGCTGCTGTACCCCTCGCGTGAGGAGCTCGCCCGCGCCGCCGTGCGTCTGAGCGTCACCGACACGCCGATCGAGGGCGCTTCAGACCACCGCACCCACGAGGCGATCTACTTGCCGGACCCGGACGGCAACGGCATCGAGCTCGCCGCCGACCGCGAGAAGACCGCCTGGCCGACCGATCTCGGCTACAGCCGCGGCCCCGCCCCGCTCGACTTCCAGGCGCTGCTGGGCACGATCGACGGTGAGGCGCCCACCGCCCAGCTCGGCGAGGGCCTGAAGATGGGCCACCTGCATCTGCACGTCGGCGACATCGACCAAGGCCTCGCGTTCTACCGCGACGTGCTCGGCTTCGAGGAGCAGGCCAACCTCGGCACGGCCGCGTTCGTCAGCGCCGGCGGCTACCACCATCACCTCGGCTTCAACGTCTGGCGCGGCCGCGGCGTCGGCCCGGCGCCCGAGCACACCGTCGGCCTGCGCCACTGGACGGTCCAGCTCCCCACCGCCGACGACGTGGACGCCGTGCGCGCCCGCGTGGAGACCACCGAGGACCACCCGGGCGGCTTCCTCGTCCGCGACCCGTGGGGCACCGCGGTGGCCTTCGTCGCGCAAAGTTAA
- a CDS encoding HemK2/MTQ2 family protein methyltransferase translates to MLIRNSPARGVVLPGVFRPRSDTWLLARTAAREPAPRGARILELCAGPAFAGIVAARAHDGELVTVDVMRRAVINARINAAINHVPIVARRGDLLSAVAGERFDLIIANPPYVPGGDPPRRGASRAWEAGADGRVVLDRIIAEAPRHLAPGGTLLLVHSEFCGTPTTLRAYAARGLQADVAASETGPVGPLMRAVVGSSGQDHEEVVVARGKVPQP, encoded by the coding sequence ATGCTCATCAGGAACTCCCCTGCCCGCGGCGTGGTGCTCCCGGGCGTGTTCCGGCCGCGCTCGGACACCTGGTTGCTGGCACGCACCGCGGCCCGCGAGCCCGCTCCACGCGGGGCGCGGATCCTCGAGCTGTGCGCCGGCCCGGCGTTCGCGGGCATCGTGGCGGCCCGCGCGCACGACGGCGAGCTCGTCACCGTCGACGTGATGCGCCGCGCGGTCATCAACGCCCGCATCAACGCGGCGATCAACCACGTCCCGATCGTCGCGCGGCGCGGCGACCTGCTCAGCGCCGTCGCCGGCGAGCGCTTCGACCTGATCATCGCCAACCCGCCGTACGTCCCGGGCGGCGACCCGCCACGCCGCGGCGCCTCGCGCGCGTGGGAAGCGGGCGCGGACGGCCGCGTCGTGCTCGACCGGATCATCGCCGAGGCCCCGCGCCACCTCGCGCCGGGCGGCACGCTGCTGCTCGTGCACTCGGAGTTCTGCGGGACGCCGACGACCCTGCGCGCCTACGCGGCGCGTGGCCTTCAGGCCGACGTCGCCGCGAGCGAGACCGGCCCGGTCGGCCCATTGATGCGTGCCGTGGTCGGCTCCAGCGGGCAGGACCACGAAGAAGTCGTCGTCGCCCGAGGAAAGGTGCCCCAGCCGTGA
- a CDS encoding CDGSH iron-sulfur domain-containing protein has protein sequence MTEPSITVYRDGPLMLRGDVQIVDQDGNVIEPNHERAVALCRCGKSRMRPFCDGTHNVIRFRAPGALEDGRE, from the coding sequence GTGACCGAGCCGTCCATCACCGTCTACCGCGACGGCCCGCTGATGCTCCGCGGCGACGTCCAGATCGTCGATCAGGACGGCAACGTGATCGAGCCCAACCACGAGCGGGCGGTCGCGCTCTGCCGCTGCGGCAAGTCCCGGATGCGGCCGTTCTGCGACGGCACGCACAACGTCATCCGGTTCCGAGCGCCGGGCGCGCTGGAAGACGGGCGGGAGTGA